The Bacillota bacterium genomic interval AATCAAGTGTCGAATTTTGTAGTCTGGCCTAGCGATATTCCAGCCAGTGGATATTCCCCTTACTTACGAATCCTAGTTTGAGGGCCAGGGCAAGGGATTTTTTGTTCTCCGATTCGATATGAACAAAGGATGGAATTCCCTGACGTCTTTGCCTGGCAATTAGGTCTAGGGTAATTGCCAGCGCATATCCTCGGTTGCGGTACTCAGGCAGGACTGTCATGAAGCCCAGAGTGCCATCATCATGGGTCGCTGCCCAAGCAACCAGTTTATTTCTGTCAAAAACCCCACCTGAGATGCCTTTTTCCAGACGTTCCCTGGTGTATTCGGGAGTGGAGACATCTGCGTAGGGCCAGTGGGCAAAGATATATTCGGCGTGCTCGGGCCCCAATGTTTGAACATGGTGCTCTGGAGCAGGAAGCGGAACATTAAGAGGCATGACTAGCTTCTGTGAACTCATTTTCCACTTGATTGTTTTGTTTTTCCCTAGAATTGGCAGCATCCAGTCCTCAACCATGGCGAAATGTTTATCCCCCGAGTTTAGGTGTTTACATAGCTCCGGAAAATCAGCACGGTCTGGGCAATAGAAACACACCCATTTGCGATCGCTTTCGCCCCTGACTAGCAATGCGGTGCCTGCTTCCGCCACGGAGTGGACGGGATGGTCGCTGACGAAGTTGATTAGAGCACAATTAGCTTCGGAATCGGATTTGAGTTTTGTTAACAATGCCTCGATATCAGTCATATTTGTCACCTCGCAAAAATACTCTTTACCAGCTAAGCATAATCTGTTATTATCTAATTGACAATATTATATCGGTCATGGGGAGCCCCTGCCAGGGGCTGAGAAAGGGCTTATAGTACCTGACCCACAACCTGATCAGGGTAATGCCTGCGTAGGGAGAATTCACAAGCAAAACGCATCTCCCGGTGCGTTTTATGTTTTTGAAGCTGCAGGCACGCCTTAGGCGTGCTTTTTGGTTCCCGGGCCGATGAAAAAGGGAGGCAGTTTTGATGAACAGAGATACTCGATTTACAATCCGCATTATTGTTGAAGCGGGAATGATGTTGGCTTTGACAGTGTTATTGGGTCAGATTAAACTTTGGACTGCAGCGTACGGCGGTTCTGTCACAGCCGGCAGCATGATACCTTTGCTACTTCTGGCCATGCTCCGCGGCCCGAAGGTTGGCATAATTGTCGGCGCCGTCTATGGCGTGTTGAACTATTTGCTGGGCGGCTGGTTCGTTCATCCCATGCAGTGGTTGTTGGATTATCCGCTCGCCTTTGCCGGGCTTGGGGTGGCGGGTTTCTTTTGGTTACCGGCATTACGCAAACGCGGTCCCCGTTTTGTTTTGCCGGTGCTGGCGGCAGTCGTGGGGATTGGTTTACGTCTCTTGAGTCATTTCTTGGCCGGGATTTGGTTCTGGGGACATTTAGCCCCAGAAGGGATGCCAGTTTGGGTCTACTCACTAGTATATAATGCTCAATATCTTGTTCCGGAAGTTATCGTCAGCGCGGTGCTAATAATTTATCTGGCGCCAACGTTGACAAAGTTTTTGGAGACCCGTGTCTAGGACAAAAAGCCTGCTCTGCAGGCTTTTTTTGTGACATTAATCTGACAATAGCAATTGTGGGCAAGGACACTGTCGAAGAATGTCGAAACAGGAAGGTAAAGAATTAATCTCCACGAAAGGATATAGCGGTTCCGTGCAGAAGTAAATTAGTAGTAAATTGGAAAATATCTAATCGGGGGGGGATTGGGTGAAATGCGCTTAAAGTTATGTTTTAATTGTGAAACGGGTGTAACACTGCCGTTTAATTACAACGACGCATTGGTCGCTGCAGTGAATTCCGCTTTGCAAAAGTCAGGGCTGTCCCGTGCTCGAAATCAGAGTCAACATATGTATACTTTTTCGCAATTATATTTTTCTGCTTATAATATCTGCGAGAGCGGGATTACCAACAGCGGTGATTGTGTCGAGTGGTTTCTGTCTTCTCCCCGGATATATTTTCTTGAGCATTTGCTAAAGGGGTTTCAGCAGTTGGGAGCGGTATCGGTAGGCCCGGTAGACCTGTATCTGCATGATGTCGAGGTCTTGGCAGATCCGGAATTTACTGAGCAGATGGAGTTTTCCTGCATGTCGCCGATTACGGTGGTAACCCGCCCCGGCTTACAGCAAGTTAAAGCCCGTTACGGCAGGATTAATGATACGGGATTCACAGATGCGCTGCGCCGGGATTTGGTCCAGAAGTATTATCTGATCTACGACTCTCTGCCCACAGGCGATGATTTGCGCATAACTTTCAACAAACGATACATCGCTAACAAAAAGCGGGTCAGCCGGCTAATCGATTTCCAGGGACAGAGAATTTTTGGGTATATGGTGCCGTTTGTAGTTGAAGGTAACCCTGAATTAATCAAGGTGGGATACCAGGTAGGTTTTGGCAGCAATAACCATTATGGTTTTGGCATGGTCAAAGTCTGGCATCGGATTAATGGACAATAAATTAAGGGGCAGCATTAACGCCGCCCCTTTTAAATGTGCGACGGGCATTTGCGCCGCTGTAGACACACTACAGCAAGCTGGTTATGAACGACTCGGTCAAGGCATATGTAACAACTGGTCGGGAGTCGGAAAAATCATTAGAATCTCGAAGGTGCAACTCCTTCCCCGGGAGCGCTGGCGTAACCTGGGAAGCCCAGTCTAGGGCAGTCTAAAGCGACCAGAGCGAAAGTGCTTTGGTCGCTTAAATAATACTCGATTATTTAATTGCCAGCTTGCAACTACTAAGTTCAAGCCGAAACACATTGGTAAGCCATATGCCTTATACTAGCGCGCCGCGGTGGTTTGATGAGGGGATAGCCGTGAGAATTGTTACCCTACTCTATTAGAAAATACCAAGCCATTTGCCAATATTGGCTTCGCTGGAAGTAACCCCCCGTAACAGAGGCTTGTTGCATGTAAACAGGGTTGTAACGCCGGGGCCGTGACCTGTAAGTACGCAGTCTGAATGAGTAACAACGCCAATTGAGACGGCGCCCTTCAAATAACCGCGGCCAAATCTGTTATCACAGTCCTGGAGTTCAACCAAATCACCCAGACGCAGATGTTCTAGGTTGTAGCGGGCAAAGGCCTCAGGGTCAGCGGTCATTATGTCGTAGTCGCCCCGGTGGGTGGTCAGGTCGCCAATCCCGGAACCCATCAGATGCGCGGGCACCGATGTAGTAACAGGCACCTCCAAAACCCCGTCAACTATCCGCAGCTCCATTCTTTCCAAGAGCTCCGGGTCAAGGTTATGAACAGCCACCTGGGGGGCGTCGACAATTTTCAGGCCTGTGCCCCAACTTCTGACGGAAATTCGATCGCCAATAGCTAACTTGAGCAAGGTCTCTTTGTCAAACCAGGCAAGTACATGCTCAATACCCCCATGCTTGCCGGTAACCCAACCAGTGGCACCCTTGGCTTCGCCACTTACCACCTGTGCAAGATTGCCAATACAGGCCAGGGTGTTGAAGGCGCTGTTTTCCGGCTCTTCTTTAATCCGCAGGCTGACTCCCGGCTCAACATGATCGGCCACCCAGCCGCAGGCGGGGTCGCCGACTGCAACGTTCAATGTGATGCCGCCTGTGCCGGGCAACGTAATTACTGTGCCATCAGTTTTGATCTTATAGGGCGATTTACTGATGGGATGGGCAATTGGCCCTTCCAGGCCTATTTGTACCAGTCTGTCTTTGTTGGTTTTCAACATGCCTCACTCCTCCGTTTTCTGTTCTGGTCAATCATTTCGCCATCGGGTAGTGGATACCTGCCAGGAGATTGGTCAGTTTTTTGCCAGGCCTTGTTGAATCTCTAAACAGGAAAATATATTTGCGTGTTGAATAAGAATAGCAGGAGGTGCCTGTAAGGATGGTAGATAAATTTAACCGGCAGATGTACCTGCTATTCACTTTAGCTGAGCTGCGCCGGGGGCGGACGGCCGAAGATTTACAACAGGATTTAGAGACCGTTCTGGGTGTTTCGGTTAGTGTGCGCACAATATATCGGGATATTAATGAGCTATCACTTACTTTTCCCATTACCGAAGAGGTCAGGAACGGAAAAGCATACTATTTCATGCTGGATAGATTCCGTTTAGATGATGTCCAGTTTACCTTTAAAGAACTGATTGCGCTGATGCTTTTACAAAGCATGCTGGATAATCTGGGCAGCGATCCAGTAATTGAAGCCGGCAAACAGCTTACTGAGCGCTTTATTGCCAAACTCACTCCATCCCAACAGCAATTCTTAAAAGGGTTGTATGATTATTTCCGGGTAGAGATGCCTGGCAATTGGGGCAATAAATCCGATTTGCTTCAACTGTTTTTTGAAGCAGCATTTGGCCAGCAAGAGGTGGAGATTGAGTACTATTCATTTCACAGCGACGAGGTAATGACGAGGATAATCCATCCATATACAATATATTATCGTCAACAGTACTATATCGTCGCGTGGTGCACAGAACGCAAGGAAATCAGAGAGTTTCGTCTTGACCGGGTCCAAGCCGCTAGAGTGCTGGATAGCGGCTTTACTCCTGACCCCGGGTTTGATTATGAGTCTTATAGTAAGAACTGCTGGGAAGCGCTTAAAGGTAAGGCAAGCTATGACGTTGTCTTGCGTTTTTCGCCGGAGTACAGTCGCTTTATTCGCGAATACCATGGTCTGCGGGCCGATAGTCTCTGTGATCTTCCCGATGGACGCTTGGAATTCCGTAAAGCGGTGAGCATGCTGGATGAGATTCTCCCATGGGTCATCAGTCACGGTCCTGAGGTAGAGGTGGTAGCTCCCCCTGAGTTGCGGGAGCAGGTCGTGGATACCGTTACACGACATGCCCGCCAGCTCGGCTTGCTTTAACAACCAGTACAAATGCCCCTTTGTCTGCGTATACTGATACATCAGGCAAAGGAGCTGATTAGCTGTGAAGGTAAAATGCCCAATTGTCCTTAGCACCATTAACCTCCTCAGGTTAATCAAGGGGATAATGGCAAAAATAGCATTTGGGATTTGTTCGTTAATGGTTGAATTGCCTGTGTGGAAGCGCCGGTCTGTCCGGCAGCCAAGTTGGACGCCGTGCCCCTTGGTTTTCAATGAGCAGTCCCATTTTCCACGGATAATAGATGGCGCTTTGCTGGTGGAGCAACCTTGTGGGGAGTCAAATAAAAAAACCGGGCCTAACATACTAAATCGTTTGCCCAATCGCAGAGTATTGCGCATGTACCACGAGCCCAAGCGGGCAGGCAGAAATAATTCATAGCAAGGGGGGCCAAGAAGTGCCTAAGTTGACCTACCTGGGGCATTCCTGCTTTATGCTTACCCATGAACGGGAAAGTCTGATTTTTGATCCTTACATCAATGGTAATCCCGGGGCCGGTGATCTTGACCCGGAATCAATAGTGGTTGATTATGTTTTGGTCAGCCATGGCCATGCTGATCATTTGGGAGACGCTGTCGATATTTGCGTACGGAATAATGCAATTTTGATCTCCACCTTTGAAATCGGGAATTTGTGCCGCGGCCAGGGCGTATCCCGGTTCCATACCGGACATATTGGGGGGCGGGCCAATTTCCCCTTTGGATACCTGCGGTTTACGCCTGCGCTTCACGGCGCCGGTGTTGCCGGCGGGGCTGCATGCGGCTTCTACCTTAACTTTCATCAGGTTGGGATTTATTTTGCTGGCGATACAGGCTTGTTTAGCGATATGCGGTTGTTGGGCGACCTGGAGCAAATTGACTATGCCCTCCTGCCAATCGGCGATAATTACACCATGGGACCGTCAGACGCTGCCTTGGCGGTAGAAATGCTGCGTCCCAAGGTGGTTGTGCCTATGCACTACAATACTTTTGAGCAAATTCGTCAGGATCCGTTCCTATTCAAAAACAATGTGGAAGCCAAGAACCTGGCACAGGTAGAAGTGATGGATTCGGGGCAGGAGTTGGAATTGTCGACTCCTTAAGCAAAAAACCCCGTCAAGGGGTTTTTGATTTTAACCTTTTCAGTACACCGAACGCCGGTTCAACTAACTCGCCCAGGGTCGGCATCGGTCTTGTTTCGCATCGGGCGGCAGATATTATGGCCCAAATTAATAAATATGCGCAAAATGACCAGAGCACTATACCCAGCGCCGGTCCAAAAACAGGCAGCAGGGCAAGAGGCGCGGTACAAACAACGATTGCCCAAAGCAGAAAAGCTTGTTTCGCATGGAACTTTACCAGGGAGCCTTTGTTTTTTTGTAACAGGGTCAGAACAAACATAGGCGGGATATAGCTAAGCAAGGCCCAAATTTTCGACTTCAGGTTAGTATCCATAAAATCACCCCGGGAATTTTCTTCTATCATAAAGGCAACTTTTGGTTTCGTCAATTCTCTGGTGAATTTTCCTGTTATTCCGGGGTCATCATATACTGTTAGAAAGGATTGAAGGGGATACCCGCTATGAGTATAAAACAAGATCTCGAATCCATAACCGACGCCAATTCCGTATACACCGATTTTCCGATGGAGCAGGCCACGTCATTTAAGGTCGGCGGACCGGCCGATTACTACGTATTGCCCCGGGATTACAGTCAGGTCAGCCAGGTAATAACTTATTGCAATGAACATAATTTAGATCTGTATGTGATTGGCAAGGGTACCAACTTATTGATCAGTGATCGTGGCCTCAGGGGAGTGGTCATGCGGCTTGACGAAAATATGTCCGAAATCAGGGTGGCAGATACTACGATAATTGCCCAGGCCGGCGCTTCTCTGCCCCGGGTAAGTAAAATTGCCCAGGCAAACGGCTTAAGCGGGCTGGAATTTGCTGCCGGCATTCCCGGCACTGTTGGTGGGGCTGTTGTAATGAATGCCGGCGCTTACGGCAACGAGATGAAGGATGTGCTCACCCGAGTGTTGGCGGTTACACCGCAAGGACAACTTGTTCAGTATCAGGCGTCTGAGCTGGAATTAGATTACCGGTCCAGTATTTTCCAGAGCAACGGCAATGTGGTCTTGGAAGCGGAGATAGAGCTAACTGAAAAAGACCGGGAGGATATCCGGGAATATATGAACGAGCTCACCCGCCGTCGCCGGGAAAAACAACCGTTGGATAAGGCCAGCGCTGGCAGTACTTTTAAACGCCCCCCCCGACATTATGCCGGAAAATTAATTGAAGAATGCAACCTACGCGGTGTGCGCCAGGGAGGGGCGATGGTTTCGGAAAAACATTGCGGCTTTGTGGTCAATGATAACAAGGCCACCGCCCAGGAAATTTACAATCTTATACACCGGGTTCGGGCTTCGGTTTTAGAGCGCCACAATGTGGAGTTGCAGCCGGAAGTCAAAATCTGGGGGGAGTTTGATAGTCCGGAGAGTTGAGAGGTGGAGAGCGTGGAAATATTTCTTGAAATTCTCACCCAATATCGGGGCGGGCGCATTTTGGTGCTTTGTCACGATGATGCCGAC includes:
- a CDS encoding GNAT family N-acetyltransferase codes for the protein MTDIEALLTKLKSDSEANCALINFVSDHPVHSVAEAGTALLVRGESDRKWVCFYCPDRADFPELCKHLNSGDKHFAMVEDWMLPILGKNKTIKWKMSSQKLVMPLNVPLPAPEHHVQTLGPEHAEYIFAHWPYADVSTPEYTRERLEKGISGGVFDRNKLVAWAATHDDGTLGFMTVLPEYRNRGYALAITLDLIARQRRQGIPSFVHIESENKKSLALALKLGFVSKGNIHWLEYR
- the thiT gene encoding energy-coupled thiamine transporter ThiT, translated to MNRDTRFTIRIIVEAGMMLALTVLLGQIKLWTAAYGGSVTAGSMIPLLLLAMLRGPKVGIIVGAVYGVLNYLLGGWFVHPMQWLLDYPLAFAGLGVAGFFWLPALRKRGPRFVLPVLAAVVGIGLRLLSHFLAGIWFWGHLAPEGMPVWVYSLVYNAQYLVPEVIVSAVLIIYLAPTLTKFLETRV
- the cas6 gene encoding CRISPR-associated endoribonuclease Cas6; its protein translation is MRLKLCFNCETGVTLPFNYNDALVAAVNSALQKSGLSRARNQSQHMYTFSQLYFSAYNICESGITNSGDCVEWFLSSPRIYFLEHLLKGFQQLGAVSVGPVDLYLHDVEVLADPEFTEQMEFSCMSPITVVTRPGLQQVKARYGRINDTGFTDALRRDLVQKYYLIYDSLPTGDDLRITFNKRYIANKKRVSRLIDFQGQRIFGYMVPFVVEGNPELIKVGYQVGFGSNNHYGFGMVKVWHRINGQ
- a CDS encoding DUF4438 domain-containing protein, yielding MLKTNKDRLVQIGLEGPIAHPISKSPYKIKTDGTVITLPGTGGITLNVAVGDPACGWVADHVEPGVSLRIKEEPENSAFNTLACIGNLAQVVSGEAKGATGWVTGKHGGIEHVLAWFDKETLLKLAIGDRISVRSWGTGLKIVDAPQVAVHNLDPELLERMELRIVDGVLEVPVTTSVPAHLMGSGIGDLTTHRGDYDIMTADPEAFARYNLEHLRLGDLVELQDCDNRFGRGYLKGAVSIGVVTHSDCVLTGHGPGVTTLFTCNKPLLRGVTSSEANIGKWLGIF
- a CDS encoding WYL domain-containing transcriptional regulator codes for the protein MVDKFNRQMYLLFTLAELRRGRTAEDLQQDLETVLGVSVSVRTIYRDINELSLTFPITEEVRNGKAYYFMLDRFRLDDVQFTFKELIALMLLQSMLDNLGSDPVIEAGKQLTERFIAKLTPSQQQFLKGLYDYFRVEMPGNWGNKSDLLQLFFEAAFGQQEVEIEYYSFHSDEVMTRIIHPYTIYYRQQYYIVAWCTERKEIREFRLDRVQAARVLDSGFTPDPGFDYESYSKNCWEALKGKASYDVVLRFSPEYSRFIREYHGLRADSLCDLPDGRLEFRKAVSMLDEILPWVISHGPEVEVVAPPELREQVVDTVTRHARQLGLL
- a CDS encoding metal-dependent hydrolase; the encoded protein is MPKLTYLGHSCFMLTHERESLIFDPYINGNPGAGDLDPESIVVDYVLVSHGHADHLGDAVDICVRNNAILISTFEIGNLCRGQGVSRFHTGHIGGRANFPFGYLRFTPALHGAGVAGGAACGFYLNFHQVGIYFAGDTGLFSDMRLLGDLEQIDYALLPIGDNYTMGPSDAALAVEMLRPKVVVPMHYNTFEQIRQDPFLFKNNVEAKNLAQVEVMDSGQELELSTP
- the murB gene encoding UDP-N-acetylmuramate dehydrogenase; the encoded protein is MSIKQDLESITDANSVYTDFPMEQATSFKVGGPADYYVLPRDYSQVSQVITYCNEHNLDLYVIGKGTNLLISDRGLRGVVMRLDENMSEIRVADTTIIAQAGASLPRVSKIAQANGLSGLEFAAGIPGTVGGAVVMNAGAYGNEMKDVLTRVLAVTPQGQLVQYQASELELDYRSSIFQSNGNVVLEAEIELTEKDREDIREYMNELTRRRREKQPLDKASAGSTFKRPPRHYAGKLIEECNLRGVRQGGAMVSEKHCGFVVNDNKATAQEIYNLIHRVRASVLERHNVELQPEVKIWGEFDSPES